The Sediminispirochaeta smaragdinae DSM 11293 genome has a segment encoding these proteins:
- a CDS encoding UvrD-helicase domain-containing protein, producing the protein MRFIGDFHIHSSYSRATSRQLNPENLDLWGRIKGISVVGTGDFTHPGWVAELKEKLEPAEPGLFRLKNEYRLGGEEAGLVLSGAEGEAASCRFLLTAEISSIYKYDDRVRKVHNVIFAPDVPTVERIQEKIERLGGNIRSDGRPILGLDSRDLLELCLEANDRIFFVPAHIWTPWFSALGSKSGFDSIRACYRDLSDHISAVETGLSSDPPMNWSCSFLDEYTLISNSDAHSPEKLGREANLFDTGLSYDEIIEAMRGGGKAGFRGTIEFFPQEGKYHFDGHRKCGVSWDPLQTLHHGGRCPVCGRPVTVGVLNRVAQLADRKEPLNRPNRDPFYSLIPLKEVIAELEGLGPGSKKVGRRYVDCLNHLGSELDILLYKEIEEIRTLAGPDLAEAVERMRQRQVLALPGFDGEYGRIKIWNPGEKPPVEGDALSLFGKREAPSPPDTLGLIEFDLAAFQEEKKMTMEAADPETHNLPHAQAKSSSSSSLSEGLNLQQQAAADYCGGPSLIIAGPGTGKTRTLIEKVTRLIHGGVVPSSIVAVTFANKAAGEVADRLRSAGITVNSSLSEADGVRVFTFHSLGLAIVKPHLALLEREGDFLIIDDEEKMALLKSKSDLSIRERKNLIGYISRVKNGILPEPEVSSDDFAGFHLYQGLLQRHNCLDYDDLLYLPLRLFEAHPDIMDSVREGFRHIIVDEYQDINPVQYELLRILTKGAEFCAVGDPNQSIYGFRGGSPEFIRRFAVDFSAAKLFSLSRSYRCPDTVLKASSQLLGGGAPLLAGPRPGVKIAVRKTATAASEAEQIARDIEERSGGMGFFSLDSGVAGAGSDGEIALSDIAVLCRTSMQMPILEKAFTDHRIPFRTIRTDSLFSGEPYRTFLNWIRFLAYGERATLFSSDIERISRAATGAAEPPSTLRAALECFSDSNLLEEKVDIEEVENELTRYWAPGGDAKAFVEASHLASGSDRYDARFQAVSIMTIHAAKGLEFDLVFIPGCEDSIIPCTLVGEKSEDVEEERRLLYVAMTRARQELLLSYAAKRTIFGKTVVQKESPFLTAIEEALFDRREAAAHRKDTADDDQLSLFD; encoded by the coding sequence ATGCGCTTTATTGGTGATTTTCATATACACTCATCCTATTCAAGGGCCACCAGCCGGCAGCTCAACCCCGAAAACCTCGATCTTTGGGGCAGAATCAAGGGAATTTCGGTTGTCGGTACCGGCGATTTTACCCATCCGGGTTGGGTTGCCGAGTTGAAAGAGAAGCTTGAACCTGCCGAACCAGGCCTCTTCAGGTTGAAAAACGAATACCGCCTTGGAGGAGAAGAGGCCGGGCTGGTTCTTTCCGGTGCGGAAGGTGAGGCTGCTTCCTGTCGCTTTCTCCTTACCGCAGAGATCAGCTCAATTTACAAGTATGATGACAGGGTACGAAAGGTCCATAACGTAATCTTTGCCCCCGATGTTCCGACGGTGGAGCGTATTCAGGAAAAGATTGAGCGGCTCGGCGGGAATATTCGTTCCGACGGACGCCCCATTCTCGGTCTCGATTCCCGGGATCTGCTGGAGCTTTGTCTGGAAGCCAATGATCGCATTTTCTTTGTCCCGGCTCATATCTGGACCCCCTGGTTCTCCGCTCTGGGATCTAAGTCGGGCTTTGATTCCATCAGAGCCTGTTATCGGGACCTTTCCGATCACATTTCTGCCGTGGAAACCGGACTCTCCTCCGATCCTCCCATGAACTGGAGCTGCTCTTTTTTGGATGAATACACCCTCATCAGCAATTCCGATGCCCATTCTCCGGAGAAACTGGGAAGAGAGGCAAACCTCTTTGATACCGGCCTCTCCTATGACGAGATCATCGAAGCCATGAGGGGAGGGGGAAAAGCCGGCTTTCGTGGGACGATAGAGTTCTTTCCCCAGGAGGGAAAGTATCATTTCGATGGCCACCGCAAGTGCGGTGTTTCCTGGGATCCCCTCCAGACGCTCCACCATGGCGGCCGATGCCCGGTCTGTGGGCGTCCCGTCACCGTCGGGGTACTTAATCGCGTTGCCCAGCTTGCCGATCGCAAGGAGCCCCTTAATCGTCCCAACCGCGATCCCTTTTACTCCCTGATTCCGCTAAAGGAGGTTATTGCCGAGCTGGAAGGGCTAGGGCCAGGCTCGAAAAAGGTCGGCCGGCGTTACGTCGATTGTCTGAACCACCTCGGCTCGGAGCTCGATATCTTGCTGTATAAGGAGATCGAAGAAATCCGAACCCTTGCGGGACCGGATCTTGCCGAGGCAGTGGAAAGGATGCGGCAGCGCCAGGTCCTTGCTCTTCCCGGCTTCGATGGGGAGTATGGCAGGATCAAAATCTGGAATCCTGGAGAAAAGCCTCCTGTAGAAGGAGACGCCCTCTCCCTTTTCGGAAAGCGTGAGGCTCCATCCCCGCCCGACACGCTGGGCCTGATCGAATTTGACCTCGCTGCTTTTCAGGAGGAGAAAAAGATGACGATGGAGGCAGCAGACCCGGAAACCCACAACCTTCCACATGCTCAGGCAAAATCATCTTCGTCATCTTCTTTGTCAGAAGGACTGAATCTCCAGCAGCAAGCTGCCGCCGATTATTGCGGCGGCCCGAGTCTTATCATTGCCGGTCCGGGGACCGGAAAAACCCGTACCCTCATTGAAAAGGTTACCCGGCTTATTCATGGAGGAGTCGTTCCTTCATCTATTGTCGCCGTCACATTTGCAAACAAGGCTGCAGGAGAAGTGGCGGACAGGCTGCGGTCCGCGGGAATCACCGTGAATTCTTCCCTTTCCGAAGCCGATGGAGTGAGGGTTTTCACCTTCCACAGCCTGGGACTTGCCATTGTAAAGCCGCACCTCGCCCTTTTGGAGCGCGAAGGCGATTTCCTTATCATCGATGATGAAGAGAAAATGGCCCTTCTGAAATCAAAGAGTGATCTTTCCATCCGGGAACGAAAAAATCTTATCGGCTATATATCGAGGGTAAAGAACGGAATACTCCCTGAACCGGAAGTGTCGAGCGATGATTTCGCTGGCTTTCACTTGTATCAGGGGTTGCTTCAGCGCCATAACTGCCTCGATTACGATGATCTTCTTTACTTGCCGCTTCGACTTTTCGAAGCGCATCCCGATATCATGGATTCGGTGAGAGAGGGGTTCCGTCACATCATTGTTGACGAATATCAGGACATCAATCCCGTCCAGTATGAACTGCTTCGAATCCTGACGAAGGGGGCAGAATTTTGCGCCGTGGGAGATCCGAACCAGTCCATATACGGCTTCAGGGGAGGCTCTCCCGAGTTTATCCGCCGCTTTGCCGTCGATTTTTCCGCGGCGAAGCTTTTTTCTCTTTCCAGAAGCTATCGCTGCCCCGATACGGTTCTCAAGGCTTCTTCTCAGCTGCTTGGAGGGGGGGCTCCGCTCCTTGCCGGTCCCCGGCCGGGTGTTAAGATTGCTGTCAGAAAGACGGCGACCGCCGCCTCCGAGGCCGAACAGATTGCCCGGGATATTGAAGAACGCAGCGGCGGTATGGGCTTCTTTTCCCTCGATAGCGGTGTTGCCGGGGCGGGTAGCGATGGTGAGATTGCTCTGTCGGATATTGCCGTTTTATGCCGTACCTCGATGCAGATGCCCATCCTTGAAAAGGCCTTTACCGATCACCGTATCCCTTTCCGGACGATACGAACCGATTCTCTTTTTTCCGGAGAACCTTATCGTACGTTCCTGAACTGGATCAGGTTTCTTGCTTATGGAGAGCGTGCTACCCTTTTTTCAAGCGATATTGAACGTATCAGTCGAGCGGCTACAGGGGCTGCCGAACCACCTTCAACGCTTCGGGCTGCCCTTGAATGCTTTTCCGATTCGAATCTGCTTGAGGAAAAGGTGGATATTGAAGAGGTCGAGAATGAACTTACCCGCTATTGGGCACCAGGAGGGGATGCAAAGGCCTTTGTGGAGGCATCGCACCTGGCCTCCGGCAGCGACCGTTACGACGCTCGGTTCCAGGCGGTAAGTATCATGACCATCCACGCCGCAAAGGGGCTTGAGTTTGATCTTGTTTTCATTCCCGGTTGTGAGGATTCGATCATCCCCTGCACCCTGGTCGGTGAAAAGTCGGAGGATGTGGAAGAGGAGCGACGGCTCTTATACGTTGCAATGACCCGGGCAAGGCAGGAACTATTGCTCTCCTACGCCGCCAAGAGGACCATTTTCGGCAAAACGGTGGTGCAAAAGGAAAGCCCTTTCCTTACCGCGATAGAAGAGGCACTCTTCGATCGCCGGGAGGCAGCTGCCCATCGGAAAGATACGGCAGATGATGATCAGTTGTCGCTTTTCGACTGA
- a CDS encoding AbrB family transcriptional regulator → MFQWILLFFPSALTAIAITALHLPAGWLLGPMMVGIIMAIIGLRLTIPKFCSQLSQALMGCLIAQSLTRQIIRELGRQWPLFVIVILCVMGLSWGLGLILARLHVIPAKEAIWGSSPGAAGAMVIMARAFDADDRLVALMQYTRVVLVVLAASIVTSIWLGGGGEPKGGLFDGWAQFPDRTGLVSLLLLAGIGVVFGYTRIPAASMLVPMFLGVVVNVGGGVTITMPQPLAVFSYLIIGWEVGLRFDREILTSSLRVLPRIFISNLLLILLCGGLGFAVSHLFNIDPVSAYLASSPGGANTIAIIAMTTPVDVPFIMALQVCRMVSIMLLGPVIARALAKRVER, encoded by the coding sequence TTGTTCCAATGGATCTTACTATTTTTTCCCTCGGCCCTCACAGCAATTGCAATAACGGCCCTTCATCTGCCGGCAGGCTGGCTCCTCGGCCCGATGATGGTGGGAATCATCATGGCAATCATAGGGCTACGGCTTACGATACCCAAATTCTGCTCCCAGCTGTCGCAAGCCCTCATGGGATGTCTTATTGCCCAGAGCTTAACGCGACAGATTATCAGAGAGCTGGGACGACAGTGGCCACTCTTCGTAATCGTCATCCTCTGCGTCATGGGCCTGAGCTGGGGGCTCGGCTTAATCCTGGCACGCCTGCATGTCATCCCTGCTAAAGAGGCAATCTGGGGATCGTCTCCGGGAGCTGCCGGAGCAATGGTGATTATGGCACGGGCCTTTGACGCCGATGACCGCCTGGTTGCGCTCATGCAGTATACCAGAGTCGTATTGGTCGTTCTCGCAGCATCGATTGTCACATCAATATGGCTTGGTGGAGGCGGAGAACCGAAAGGCGGCCTATTCGACGGTTGGGCCCAGTTTCCTGATAGAACAGGACTTGTATCGCTCCTCCTTCTTGCAGGCATCGGGGTAGTTTTCGGTTATACGCGCATTCCCGCGGCTTCGATGCTGGTGCCGATGTTTCTGGGCGTAGTGGTCAACGTAGGAGGAGGGGTCACGATAACAATGCCCCAGCCTCTTGCGGTATTCAGCTATCTGATTATCGGATGGGAGGTAGGTCTACGTTTCGACCGGGAAATTCTGACCTCCTCCCTCCGCGTGCTCCCACGAATCTTCATAAGCAACCTGCTATTGATCCTTTTGTGCGGAGGCCTTGGTTTCGCCGTAAGCCATCTCTTCAATATCGATCCCGTGTCTGCCTACCTGGCAAGCAGCCCGGGAGGCGCCAATACCATTGCGATCATTGCCATGACCACCCCTGTCGATGTTCCCTTTATCATGGCCTTGCAGGTATGCAGAATGGTGTCGATTATGCTTCTCGGACCGGTGATCGCACGGGCCCTGGCAAAACGAGTGGAGAGGTAA
- a CDS encoding pyridoxamine 5'-phosphate oxidase family protein has translation MAKLTQEVLTAIEKTKPTCIATASSDGIPNLIYVTYVKAAGDDMLVVADNKFNKTRQNLDTNPRMSVTVLDPDTMKSYQIKCTAECVTEGERYDSVVKWVHVKHPQLTPKAAFYLTVDEVYSGADRIA, from the coding sequence ATGGCTAAACTTACACAGGAAGTACTGACTGCGATTGAAAAGACGAAACCTACATGCATCGCTACTGCAAGTTCCGACGGCATCCCCAACCTGATCTATGTAACATACGTGAAGGCGGCCGGCGATGATATGCTTGTCGTTGCCGATAATAAGTTTAATAAAACAAGGCAGAACCTCGATACCAACCCTCGCATGAGTGTGACCGTGCTCGATCCCGATACCATGAAATCCTATCAGATAAAATGTACGGCGGAATGCGTGACCGAAGGCGAGCGGTATGACTCTGTTGTGAAATGGGTACATGTAAAGCATCCGCAACTTACGCCGAAAGCCGCCTTTTATCTTACGGTTGATGAGGTGTACTCGGGGGCTGATCGGATAGCCTAA
- the ribH gene encoding 6,7-dimethyl-8-ribityllumazine synthase: MTISSSLNATDLKIALVLGRFNSLITDQLEKGARDALVRHGADENEIISVWVPGAFEIPLVASKLAASGRFDTVICLGAVIRGATTHYDLVAAETAKGIAKVSMETGVPVIFGVLTTESIEQALERAGTKAGNHGFNAAVSAIEMANVIKEVSAL, encoded by the coding sequence ATGACGATATCTTCTTCTTTAAACGCAACTGATCTTAAGATCGCTCTGGTTTTAGGCAGATTCAATTCGCTGATTACCGATCAGCTTGAAAAGGGAGCAAGAGATGCTCTTGTCAGGCATGGTGCCGACGAAAACGAAATAATATCCGTATGGGTTCCCGGGGCCTTTGAGATTCCTCTTGTCGCTTCAAAACTTGCTGCAAGCGGCAGGTTCGACACGGTTATCTGTCTTGGTGCGGTGATAAGGGGTGCTACCACACACTACGATCTTGTCGCCGCCGAGACCGCGAAGGGGATTGCGAAGGTTTCCATGGAGACCGGGGTTCCGGTGATCTTCGGCGTACTTACCACCGAGAGCATTGAGCAGGCTCTTGAACGGGCAGGGACAAAGGCCGGGAACCATGGATTCAATGCAGCGGTTTCGGCCATAGAGATGGCGAATGTGATAAAAGAAGTATCAGCTCTGTAG
- the ribB gene encoding 3,4-dihydroxy-2-butanone-4-phosphate synthase, giving the protein MNIINVNDAVRRLAAGEMIIVTDDHRRENEGDIVVLADRIETRHVDFMTRHARGLICMAISQGIARRLELKPMTEANTSLHGTAFTLSVDAANGGTGISVSDRTETIKLLASEESRPSDFGRPGHIFPILAKEAGLFEREGHTEAAVALARLCGAVEAAAICEVCSDRTDDMASGAELRSFAEKHGLGILSIAELKAYLLQPSNGYDGVKHEIVKGVKA; this is encoded by the coding sequence ATGAATATAATTAATGTAAATGATGCTGTCAGAAGGCTGGCAGCCGGGGAAATGATCATAGTTACGGATGACCATAGACGTGAAAACGAGGGGGACATCGTTGTCCTTGCCGATAGGATCGAGACCAGGCATGTCGATTTTATGACACGTCATGCCAGGGGCTTGATATGTATGGCAATCAGCCAGGGCATTGCTCGGCGCCTGGAGCTCAAGCCCATGACCGAGGCGAACACCAGCCTTCACGGGACGGCTTTTACCCTGTCTGTCGATGCGGCAAACGGTGGGACCGGAATTTCTGTCTCCGACAGAACCGAAACAATTAAACTTTTGGCATCGGAAGAGAGTCGTCCTTCCGATTTTGGACGACCCGGACATATCTTTCCGATCCTAGCGAAGGAAGCGGGCCTGTTTGAACGGGAGGGACATACCGAGGCAGCGGTGGCTTTGGCCCGGCTTTGCGGGGCCGTCGAGGCAGCGGCAATCTGTGAGGTCTGTAGCGACCGCACGGACGATATGGCTTCAGGAGCCGAGCTTCGGTCCTTCGCCGAAAAGCATGGCCTCGGAATATTGTCGATTGCCGAACTAAAGGCATATCTCTTACAGCCGTCAAACGGATACGACGGGGTAAAGCATGAAATTGTAAAAGGAGTAAAAGCATGA
- a CDS encoding riboflavin synthase encodes MFTGLIREIGTVTWCVRIGAGGSGLRYRVDCPGIVTLLEPGASIAVNGVCQTVYALSGSGFEAEAVVSTMQKSTIGMLKPNQNVNLEPALRAGDPLGGHILQGHVQNRGRLLSLRSKGRTRILCVEAPTGPGTGIIGEGSVGIDGISLTVSLCRADRFEVNIIPETWESTTLKYRKAGDLLNIEGDLLLRGLETAPVLSKDRLEAWGY; translated from the coding sequence GTGTTTACGGGATTGATTCGGGAAATCGGTACCGTCACATGGTGTGTGAGGATCGGCGCGGGCGGTTCGGGTCTGAGGTACCGGGTGGATTGCCCCGGCATCGTCACGCTGCTCGAACCAGGCGCTTCTATTGCGGTGAATGGTGTGTGCCAGACGGTCTATGCCCTTTCCGGTTCAGGTTTCGAAGCCGAGGCCGTGGTGTCAACGATGCAGAAATCTACGATAGGAATGTTGAAGCCGAACCAGAATGTCAACCTCGAGCCTGCACTAAGGGCGGGGGATCCCCTTGGGGGACACATCCTTCAAGGCCATGTTCAGAATAGGGGAAGGCTCCTTTCCCTGCGCAGCAAAGGAAGAACCAGAATTTTATGTGTTGAGGCTCCCACAGGTCCTGGGACCGGAATCATCGGTGAGGGGTCGGTTGGGATCGACGGAATCAGTTTGACCGTTTCGCTATGCCGTGCCGACAGGTTTGAAGTAAATATCATTCCAGAAACCTGGGAGTCGACGACACTGAAGTACAGAAAAGCCGGGGACCTTCTCAATATTGAGGGTGATCTCCTTCTTCGCGGATTGGAAACTGCTCCGGTTTTGAGTAAAGACAGATTGGAAGCATGGGGGTATTAG
- a CDS encoding SufD family Fe-S cluster assembly protein, producing the protein MKASHNRIAGKLQALEPEDREALSEVAVTSAEENRSGTFVLKDASPVCSYSYVDGIELLPIADALETYDWLRERYYWGLIPEETSPLSQNKAFSEKPLGYFLRVKEGEKAKLPSQAALYMTGSLGRQLLHNVVILEEDAELELITGCVSNPFMKGGEHIAVSETYVGKHAKLTNTMIHSWSPDVRVMPHSATIVDTGGSYVSNYISLRPAGIMESNPVTYLKGAGASAKYFSIVLGSEASMITLGGDVYLNAEGTSAEIAHRAVCTGGKIIQKGLLIGNAECHAHVDCAGMLITPGSDGYIESIPGLRSHHEEAHMSHEASIGKIAPQQVQYLMAHGLEEREAISMIVRGFLDADIHGLGPELDRRISEIAELAGHGE; encoded by the coding sequence ATGAAAGCATCTCATAATAGAATCGCAGGAAAGCTTCAGGCCCTTGAACCTGAAGACAGAGAAGCTCTTTCGGAAGTTGCCGTGACAAGTGCAGAAGAAAATAGGTCCGGGACATTTGTGTTGAAGGACGCTTCTCCTGTCTGTTCATATTCCTACGTGGATGGAATTGAGCTCCTGCCGATAGCCGATGCACTGGAAACCTACGACTGGCTGCGGGAAAGGTACTATTGGGGGCTGATTCCCGAGGAAACGAGTCCCCTTTCCCAAAACAAGGCCTTCTCTGAGAAACCGCTCGGCTATTTTCTCAGAGTCAAGGAGGGAGAGAAGGCCAAACTTCCGTCGCAGGCTGCCCTCTATATGACCGGATCTCTTGGCAGGCAGCTGCTTCATAATGTGGTGATCCTTGAAGAGGATGCCGAGCTTGAGCTCATCACCGGTTGTGTGTCAAATCCCTTCATGAAGGGGGGCGAGCACATCGCGGTGAGTGAGACATACGTCGGCAAACATGCCAAGCTGACCAATACCATGATTCATAGCTGGAGCCCGGATGTTCGGGTGATGCCTCATTCCGCGACCATTGTGGACACCGGCGGAAGTTATGTGAGCAACTATATATCACTTCGCCCTGCGGGGATCATGGAATCCAATCCCGTGACATATTTGAAAGGAGCGGGGGCATCAGCGAAATATTTCAGCATCGTTCTTGGCTCCGAGGCTTCCATGATTACCTTAGGGGGAGATGTCTATCTCAATGCGGAGGGCACTAGCGCAGAGATCGCCCATCGTGCAGTCTGTACGGGGGGAAAGATCATCCAAAAGGGCTTACTCATAGGGAATGCCGAATGTCATGCCCATGTGGATTGTGCTGGGATGCTGATTACCCCTGGATCAGATGGTTATATCGAATCCATTCCCGGTTTGCGCTCTCATCATGAAGAGGCGCATATGAGCCATGAGGCGAGCATAGGAAAGATCGCCCCCCAGCAGGTACAATACTTGATGGCCCACGGGCTGGAAGAACGGGAAGCCATTTCGATGATCGTTCGAGGCTTTCTTGACGCAGATATTCACGGCCTCGGTCCCGAGCTGGACAGAAGGATTTCCGAGATTGCCGAGCTTGCGGGTCATGGAGAGTAA
- a CDS encoding ABC transporter ATP-binding protein — MININNLTVEVEGKQVLHDVNLDIPEGEVHLLLGPNGSGKTSLMMTITGYPQYEIVGGSISMMGKDLAELDITDRARLGIGMAEQRPPSIDGVKLKMLLDYLLADHPERRNEIDSLIKSTNMDSFLNRNINEGLSGGEIKKSEILLLISRQPLFAMLDEPDSGVDIDGLELLSSMINTLFSPMRDIPAKRRTGLIITHSNRMAEYIHVDKTHVMLGGELICSGNPQIIMNKIVTSGFGSCVECKRHESIS, encoded by the coding sequence ATGATTAATATCAACAACCTGACGGTCGAAGTCGAGGGGAAACAGGTTCTCCACGACGTTAATCTTGATATACCGGAAGGTGAGGTCCATCTATTACTGGGGCCAAACGGAAGTGGGAAAACTTCCCTGATGATGACCATTACCGGCTATCCCCAATATGAAATTGTCGGTGGCAGCATCTCCATGATGGGAAAAGATTTGGCCGAGCTTGATATAACGGACCGGGCGCGCCTCGGTATCGGTATGGCCGAACAGCGGCCCCCTTCAATAGACGGGGTCAAACTGAAAATGCTGCTTGATTACCTCTTGGCGGATCATCCGGAAAGGAGAAATGAGATAGATAGTTTGATTAAATCGACGAATATGGACTCTTTTCTGAACCGCAATATCAATGAAGGCCTCTCAGGCGGGGAAATAAAGAAATCGGAAATCCTTCTTCTCATAAGCAGGCAGCCTCTTTTTGCAATGCTTGATGAACCTGATTCGGGTGTTGATATCGATGGTCTGGAGCTTCTGAGTTCAATGATAAACACCTTGTTCTCACCGATGCGTGACATTCCTGCAAAGCGCAGAACCGGATTGATCATAACCCACTCGAACCGAATGGCAGAGTATATTCATGTGGATAAAACCCACGTGATGCTTGGTGGGGAGCTTATCTGCTCCGGAAATCCGCAGATCATTATGAACAAGATCGTTACATCGGGATTTGGATCCTGTGTGGAGTGTAAAAGACATGAAAGCATCTCATAA
- a CDS encoding MarR family winged helix-turn-helix transcriptional regulator: MDILIEDFMCLVEKIAATSKCSQRFDTDIEIYRSEIHVIKLLGDYASLHVSEIARKFGVTRGAASQILKRLEKKGLVRKYPDESNNTRILVSLTDKGLTAYHGHEEYHRRHDGEFFTFLEDLNTHELEVIGSFVEKFDKMMGKHV, translated from the coding sequence ATGGATATACTGATTGAAGATTTCATGTGTCTTGTAGAAAAAATTGCCGCTACCAGCAAGTGTTCCCAGCGATTTGATACGGATATTGAAATATACCGTAGCGAGATTCATGTTATAAAGCTTCTCGGTGATTATGCGTCTTTGCATGTGTCGGAGATCGCAAGGAAATTTGGGGTTACAAGGGGGGCTGCTTCGCAGATTCTGAAGCGGCTTGAAAAAAAAGGGTTAGTGAGAAAGTACCCGGACGAAAGCAACAACACCAGGATACTGGTTTCTCTTACCGATAAGGGGCTTACAGCCTATCACGGCCACGAAGAGTACCATCGGCGGCATGACGGCGAATTCTTCACCTTTCTGGAAGATTTAAATACGCATGAACTGGAAGTCATAGGATCCTTTGTAGAGAAGTTCGACAAAATGATGGGGAAGCATGTGTAG
- the rpsD gene encoding 30S ribosomal protein S4, with the protein MPQKKPPRGKIVRRLGVNLFGNPKYDRILKKKPNGPGKSPKNRRGRKISDYGMQLLEKQKVRYCYGLSEKQFRTTFFEAKRKQGVTDEIFIQLLESRLDNSIYRLGWAVSREQARQMVSHKHFKVNGQSTNIPSIRLKPGDEIAVRDKKNIQAIIRERIVNSGRARTPWLSADNDKLIATYDAHPSLEAAKPVGDLQAIIEFYSK; encoded by the coding sequence ATGCCGCAAAAAAAGCCGCCAAGAGGAAAAATTGTCAGAAGGCTGGGGGTCAATCTCTTTGGAAACCCCAAATACGACAGAATACTCAAGAAAAAGCCCAATGGTCCGGGAAAATCCCCGAAAAACAGGCGAGGAAGGAAGATATCGGATTATGGTATGCAGCTTCTTGAGAAACAGAAAGTCCGATACTGTTACGGCCTCTCCGAAAAACAATTCCGTACCACCTTTTTTGAAGCAAAAAGGAAACAGGGCGTCACCGATGAGATTTTTATCCAGTTACTCGAATCGCGACTGGATAATAGTATCTATCGTCTCGGCTGGGCCGTATCGAGAGAGCAGGCCAGGCAGATGGTGAGCCACAAGCACTTCAAGGTAAACGGACAATCGACGAATATTCCATCGATACGTCTGAAGCCTGGAGATGAAATTGCTGTACGGGATAAGAAAAATATTCAGGCAATCATACGAGAAAGAATTGTAAACTCGGGACGGGCAAGAACACCATGGCTCAGTGCCGACAACGACAAGCTGATTGCGACATATGATGCACATCCGTCACTTGAAGCGGCAAAGCCCGTGGGAGATCTCCAGGCAATTATCGAGTTCTATTCAAAATAA
- a CDS encoding fructose bisphosphate aldolase, which translates to MNKKQLEVMKNGKGFIAALDQSGGSTPKALAAYGIESNEYSSEAQMFDLVHQMRTRIIKSPAFTKDHILGAILFERTMDSLVDDMYTADFLWDRKGIVPFLKVDKGLAELQDGVQVMKPIPNLDDVLSRAVKRNIFGTKMRSVIKEANETGIKRIVDQQFEIGMKIVGYGLVPILEPEVDIHCPEKKRCEQIMREEIISRLRQIDETVRLMFKLTIPDENNFYAPLMHDPRVVRVVALSGGYTRNEANNKLAQNSGLIASFSRALAEGLSARQSDQEFDTVLGSSIASIYEASIA; encoded by the coding sequence ATGAATAAAAAACAGTTGGAAGTCATGAAAAACGGCAAGGGATTTATCGCCGCCCTTGATCAAAGTGGAGGGAGCACCCCCAAGGCTTTGGCTGCCTACGGAATAGAAAGCAATGAGTATTCATCGGAAGCACAAATGTTCGATCTGGTACATCAAATGCGTACGCGTATAATAAAAAGCCCGGCCTTCACAAAAGACCATATTCTGGGTGCCATTCTTTTCGAACGGACAATGGATAGTCTTGTCGATGATATGTATACGGCCGATTTTCTCTGGGACAGAAAGGGTATAGTGCCCTTTCTAAAGGTCGACAAGGGACTTGCAGAGTTGCAGGACGGCGTCCAGGTCATGAAACCGATTCCCAATCTCGATGATGTCTTGTCTCGGGCTGTAAAGCGAAATATCTTCGGTACAAAAATGCGTTCGGTAATAAAGGAAGCTAACGAGACGGGAATAAAACGGATCGTCGATCAGCAGTTTGAGATTGGAATGAAGATAGTCGGCTACGGGCTTGTCCCGATTCTTGAGCCTGAGGTGGATATCCACTGTCCCGAAAAAAAACGCTGCGAACAGATCATGCGGGAAGAAATTATTTCTCGTTTGCGGCAAATAGATGAAACGGTACGCCTGATGTTCAAGCTTACCATTCCGGATGAAAACAACTTTTATGCTCCATTAATGCATGATCCCCGTGTTGTCCGGGTCGTCGCACTGTCTGGCGGGTATACCCGGAATGAGGCCAACAATAAGCTGGCCCAGAATTCCGGTTTAATTGCAAGTTTCTCCCGGGCATTAGCCGAGGGATTGTCTGCCCGGCAAAGTGATCAGGAATTTGATACGGTCCTCGGAAGCTCCATAGCGTCTATCTACGAGGCTTCTATAGCATAA